A region of Vespula vulgaris chromosome 1, iyVesVulg1.1, whole genome shotgun sequence DNA encodes the following proteins:
- the LOC127062294 gene encoding neogenin isoform X1, protein MEPHTFTVPLALLTFVLRGVNGGGLYFTIEPQDVVVEQGGSARLDCEAKSIFGQPTIQWRTDDGTPINFIGENYRSQLANGSLYINSVYAGSSELTGSYQCLASVDDVGAIVSRTATIKLASLPGFEKEPQDTMVYPGQIAYLSCTLPASSSLLKIQWLKDERPMVLDENRMTIMPSGALEIDDVQIQDVGSYRCNASGYGQYRLSNKAQLGLLTSDIDQGSSPPIFIAQPSQQVAVEGSTVTLECAANGYPKPTIFWLKDGVSIDLGSFDSRYRKIAASSLMITDLKEADHGSYQCRAENEVETLDSVAEIIVQVPPKFIKKPEDKVASESQDLEFECEIYGKPEPKVTWLKNGERITVNEYWQIINGNNLRINGLLAIDAGIFQCIGINPAGSVQASARLTINQPKKTTAQKATTPKSVPKKKLLYRPLYNKTWQHPSTLLGHTLSAFTPNPPLSISPSDDPADLPGSVKYPSSLYDPDTHFVDDTESIESIEGSVPSAPRNLSLIIVTARFVTLRWQEPENTNGDILNYYIYYKQEGVQRERVVNTQKLEAMISSLQPSMIYQFRIVAQNSRGPGASSEVLQVTTQSEANVPGPPMNLEGHATSSASIALSWDEPQVINGRISKYIVTYTEGDVEERTRETTSTTYELVDLVPYTEYSIRVQAVNENGPGAYTRDILVRTHSAQPTQPPHNVTLEAASSTSIIVRWEPPLDGQNGIITGYKIRYRRHDRRFSPNSVTTEGNQRLYVITGLEKHVIYQVRMCALNVNGTGPWTEWMTIETYENDLDETNVPGAPSHIRTKSMADSISIWWNPPKDQSIKVRGYRIGWGKGYPDVEDQVLDGKQRFFTIESLEPTTEYVISIRATNEAGEGQPAYANVRTIERSVSEYVVPLIPPVGLKAIVLSAATVVLYWTDTTLPKSQYVTDNRYYVVRYTSYHHSSNPRYKYYNATDLNCMINDLKPNTQYEFTVKVIKGKRESPWSMVVLNQTQEAAPTSPPRDLSVHSVEDRPTSVILRWQPPKQPNGPITGYIIFYSTDNNKWDRDWLIEGVIGDKTEFVIKMLQPSTTYYFKIQSRNSKGYGPFSTTVSFKTPQSNGIDIYDELHVRDGRGLSNILIYIIVGCSVVLITGVAVVVVVMCCKRNPDSPDRKKGYMKDANPKTNIKPPDLWIHHDQMELKALEKSSINGEASTSGVASNTLPRSGNQEYTQDNVHGNSSSLDKRTYVPSYMGNTDEKCSTLSRQHSRGSHKPKLITLPVDSAPVHQPIATATPIVNSSLSQPTIHSTCADAPSVRQNYPRTVAQYSLSRAHITLEPTPESSPDSCNMPSSYEPLQSQLPYSQSGQSYSGSSQYASSHYGSGNQPTSSATALDSSTSKRLQGHPLKSFSVPAPPPQSAPSTPAQQKHGVSQVTVRPTMSGSPYKKPQGSTSQLAKNRLASVSNPAHTSEEVERLKPSYSTEELNQEMANLEGLMKDLNAITASEFEC, encoded by the exons GAGTAAACGGCGGAGGATTGTATTTCACCATTGAGCCACAGGATGTTGTAGTAGAGCAAGGAGGATCCGCCAGATTGGATTGCGAAGCGAAAAGTATTTTTGGTCAGCCAACGATACAGTGGCGAACGGACGATGGCACGCCGATTAATTTTATCGGGGAAAACTATCG ATCGCAGCTAGCAAATGGATCCTTGTACATAAATAGCGTATACGCCGGTAGTTCAGAATTAACTGGAAGCTATCAATGCCTAGCATCCGTGGATGATGTTGGAGCTATTGTTTCTCGAACTGCAACGATCAAACTTGCAA gTTTGCCTGGTTTTGAGAAAGAACCCCAAGATACTATGGTTTATCCAGGACAAATAGCCTATTTGAGTTGCACACTTCCGGCCTCATCTagcttattaaaaatacaatggCTCAAGGACGAACGGCCTATGGTACTCGACGAAAATCGTATGACAATTATGCCGTCAG GTGCTTTGGAGATAGACGATGTTCAGATTCAGGATGTCGGATCGTATAGATGTAATGCAAGTGGTTATGGACAGTACCGTTTAAGTAACAAAGCGCAATTAGGGCTGTTAACTAGCGACATCG ACCAAGGATCCTCTCCGCCAATTTTTATTGCGCAACCTTCGCAACAAGTAGCCGTTGAAGGTTCCACCGTTACTTTGGAATGCGCTGCTAATGGCTATCCTAAACCTACAATTTTTTGGCTCAAAGATGGAGTGTCTATAGACTTAGGATCGTTCGACTCTAG gTATCGTAAAATAGCCGCGTCGAGTCTAATGATCACTGATCTTAAAGAAGCAGACCATGGCTCGTATCAATGTCGTGCCGAAAATGAGGTTGAAACGTTAGATTCTGTTGCCGAGATCATAGTTCAAg TTCCACCAAAGTTTATAAAGAAACCGGAAGATAAGGTCGCCAGTGAAAGTCAAGACTTAGAATTTGAATGTGAGATTTATGGAAAACCAGAACCAAAAGTAACGTGGTTGAAAAATGGAGAACGAATTACCGTTAACGAATATTGGCAAATAATTAATGG TAACAATCTTAGAATCAATGGCCTTCTTGCGATAGACGCTGGAATATTTCAGTGCATAGGAATAAATCCTGCTGGTAGTGTCCAAGCCTCGGCTCGACTTACGATTAATCAACCTA aaaaaacaaccGCTCAGAAAGCAACGACTCCAAAGTCcgtcccaaaaaaaaaattattgtatcgtcctttgtataataaaacatgGCAGCATCCCAGTACACTTTTAGGACACACATTATCGGCATTTACGCCAAATCCTCCGTTATCGATCAGTCCTTCCGATGATCCAGCCGATCTTCCAGGATCGGTCAAATATCCTAGCTCCCTTTACGACCCAGATACCCATTTTGTAGATGATACAGAAAGCATCGAGTCGATCGAAGGCAGCGTACCGTCTGCGCCTAGAAATTTGAGTCTCATCATCGTTACTGCAAGATTCGTCACGTTACGTTGGCAAGAACCGGAAAACACGAACGgcgatattttaaattattacatttattacaaACAGGAAGGTGTACAAAG AGAACGTGTTGTCAACACTCAAAAATTAGAGGCAATGATATCAAGCTTACAACCAAGTATGATTTATCAGTTTCGAATAGTTGCTCAAAATTCAAGAGGTCCTGGTGCTTCCAGTGAAGTATTACAAGTGACCACTCAGTCTGAG GCAAATGTCCCAGGACCACCAATGAATTTAGAAGGCCACGCAACTAGTAGTGCAAGCATTGCTTTGTCGTGGGACGAACCGCAAGTTATTAACGGAcgtatttctaaatatattgtCACATATACAGAG GGAGATGTCGAGGAAAGAACGCGTGAAACCACAAGTACAACGTACGAATTGGTAGATCTCGTGCCTTATACAGAATACAGTATTAGAGTTCAAGCTGTCAATGAAAATGGTCCTGGTGCATATACTAGAGATATTCTAGTTCGAACACACAGTGCTCAACCTACACAACCACCCCATAATGTTACATTAGAAGCAGCTAGTTCAACT AGTATTATTGTAAGATGGGAACCACCATTGGATGGTCAAAATGGTATTATCACCGGTTATAAAATCCGATATCGTCGACACGATCGTCGTTTCTCACCAAACTCAGTTACAACCGAAGGAAATCAACGTTTATACGTGATTACTGGCCTCGAAAAGCATGTCATATATCAAGTTCGAATGTGTGCCTTAAATGTTAATGGAACTGGACCTTGGACCGAATGGATGACTATAGAAACATATGAGAACGATCTAGACGAGACTAACGTGCCGGGTGCACCTAGTCACATTAGAA caaAATCTATGGCTGATTCTATATCGATTTGGTGGAATCCACCGAAAGATCAGAGTATTAAAGTTAGAGGATATAGAATTGGTTGGGGTAAAGGATATCCTGATGTCGAGGATCAAGTTCTTGATGGAAAACAACGATTTTTTACTATCGAATCTttag AACCTACAACGGAATACGTTATTTCTATAAGAGCAACAAATGAGGCTGGTGAAGGGCAGCCAGCTTATGCAAATGTAAGAACTATAGAACGTTCTGTATCTGAATATGTTGTGCCTTTAATACCACCGGTTGGTCTTAAAGCGATCGTTTTATCGGCAGCTACTGTAGTACTCTATTGGACTGATACAACTCTGCCAAAAAGCCaa TATGTAACAGATAATCGCTATTATGTCGTACGTTACACGTCATATCATCATAGCAGCAATCctcgttataaatattacaacgCCACTGATTTAAATTGTATGATAAATGATCTAAAACCTAATACACAATACGAATTCACCGTTAAAGTTATCAAg ggaaaaagagaatcacCGTGGAGTATGGTAGTATTAAATCAAACTCAGGAAGCTGCACCGACTTCTCCACCGAGAGATTTAAGTGTTCATAGTGTTGAAGATCGACCAACTTCAGTAATTTTACGATGGCAACCACCTAAACAGCCAAATGGACCAATCACTG GATACATAATCTTTTATTCTACGGATAACAATAAATGGGATCGTGACTGGTTGATCGAAGGTGTGATTGGTGATAAGACAGAATTTGTGATCAAAATGTTACAACCAAGTACAACGTATTATTTCAAGATTCAATCTCGTAATTCCAAAGGATATGGACCATTTTCGACAACGGTTTCGTTTAAAACACCGCAAa GCAATGGCATTGATATCTATGATGAATTGCATGTTCGAG ATGGCCGTGGTCTATCCAATATATTGATCTACATTATAGTAGGTTGTTCAGTCGTCCTTATTACTGGTGTAGCAGTGGTCGTTGTTGTAATGTGCTGTAAGCGTAATCCAGATTCGCCGGATCGAAAGAAAGG ATACATGAAAGATGCGAAtccaaaaacaaatattaaaccACCGGACTTGTGGATTCATCATGATCAAATGGAACTCAAAGCTCTTGAAAAATCTTCTATCAATGGCGAAGCGTCTACAAGTGGTGTTGCTAGTAATACATTGCCAAGATCAGGAAATCAAGAGTATACTCAAGATAATGTGCATGGAAATTCCAGTTCATTAGACAAGCGCACATATGTACCTAGTTATATGG GTAACACTGATGAGAAGTGCTCTACCCTGAGCAGACAGCACAGTCGGGGAAGCCACAAACCTAAACTCATAACACTTCCTGTCGACAGTGCACCTGTACATCAGC CTATAGCAACTGCAACACCAATCGTCAATAGCAGTTTGTCACAACCAACAATCCACAGCACGTGCGCGGATGCTCCTTCGGTGAGACAAAACTATCCACGTACCGTGGCACAATACAGTTTAAGTCGAGCGCACATCACTTTAGAGCCAACACCAGAATCGAGTCCAGATTCTTGTAATATGCCAAGTTCTTACGAACCTCTACAAAGTCAA tTACCATATAGCCAAAGTGGACAGTCATACAGTGGGAGTAGTCAGTATGCTTCCAGTCACTACGGTAGTGGTAACCAGCCTACTAGTAGTGCTACAGCGTTAGATAGTAGTACTAGTAAAAGGCTTCAAGGACATCCATTGAAAAGCTTTAGTGTACCAGCACCTCCTCCGCAATCTGCTCCTTCTACCCCAGCACAGCAGAAACATGGAG TATCACAAGTAACTGTAAGACCAACGATGTCTGGTAGTCCATACAAAAAACCTCAAGGGTCTACGTCGCAATTAGCGAAGAATCGACTAGCTTCGGTTTCTAATCCAGCACATACTTCCGAGGAAGTAGAACGATTAaag CCTTCATATAGTACAGAAGAATTAAATCAAGAGATGGCCAATTTAGAGGGTCTAATGAAAGATCTAAATGCCATAACAGCATCTGAATTTGAATGCTAA
- the LOC127062294 gene encoding neogenin isoform X3, producing MEPHTFTVPLALLTFVLRGVNGGGLYFTIEPQDVVVEQGGSARLDCEAKSIFGQPTIQWRTDDGTPINFIGENYRSQLANGSLYINSVYAGSSELTGSYQCLASVDDVGAIVSRTATIKLASLPGFEKEPQDTMVYPGQIAYLSCTLPASSSLLKIQWLKDERPMVLDENRMTIMPSGALEIDDVQIQDVGSYRCNASGYGQYRLSNKAQLGLLTSDIDQGSSPPIFIAQPSQQVAVEGSTVTLECAANGYPKPTIFWLKDGVSIDLGSFDSRYRKIAASSLMITDLKEADHGSYQCRAENEVETLDSVAEIIVQVPPKFIKKPEDKVASESQDLEFECEIYGKPEPKVTWLKNGERITVNEYWQIINGNNLRINGLLAIDAGIFQCIGINPAGSVQASARLTINQPKKTTAQKATTPKSVPKKKLLYRPLYNKTWQHPSTLLGHTLSAFTPNPPLSISPSDDPADLPGSVKYPSSLYDPDTHFVDDTESIESIEGSVPSAPRNLSLIIVTARFVTLRWQEPENTNGDILNYYIYYKQEGVQRERVVNTQKLEAMISSLQPSMIYQFRIVAQNSRGPGASSEVLQVTTQSEANVPGPPMNLEGHATSSASIALSWDEPQVINGRISKYIVTYTEGDVEERTRETTSTTYELVDLVPYTEYSIRVQAVNENGPGAYTRDILVRTHSAQPTQPPHNVTLEAASSTSIIVRWEPPLDGQNGIITGYKIRYRRHDRRFSPNSVTTEGNQRLYVITGLEKHVIYQVRMCALNVNGTGPWTEWMTIETYENDLDETNVPGAPSHIRTKSMADSISIWWNPPKDQSIKVRGYRIGWGKGYPDVEDQVLDGKQRFFTIESLEPTTEYVISIRATNEAGEGQPAYANVRTIERSVSEYVVPLIPPVGLKAIVLSAATVVLYWTDTTLPKSQYVTDNRYYVVRYTSYHHSSNPRYKYYNATDLNCMINDLKPNTQYEFTVKVIKGKRESPWSMVVLNQTQEAAPTSPPRDLSVHSVEDRPTSVILRWQPPKQPNGPITGYIIFYSTDNNKWDRDWLIEGVIGDKTEFVIKMLQPSTTYYFKIQSRNSKGYGPFSTTVSFKTPQNGRGLSNILIYIIVGCSVVLITGVAVVVVVMCCKRNPDSPDRKKGYMKDANPKTNIKPPDLWIHHDQMELKALEKSSINGEASTSGVASNTLPRSGNQEYTQDNVHGNSSSLDKRTYVPSYMGNTDEKCSTLSRQHSRGSHKPKLITLPVDSAPVHQPIATATPIVNSSLSQPTIHSTCADAPSVRQNYPRTVAQYSLSRAHITLEPTPESSPDSCNMPSSYEPLQSQLPYSQSGQSYSGSSQYASSHYGSGNQPTSSATALDSSTSKRLQGHPLKSFSVPAPPPQSAPSTPAQQKHGVSQVTVRPTMSGSPYKKPQGSTSQLAKNRLASVSNPAHTSEEVERLKPSYSTEELNQEMANLEGLMKDLNAITASEFEC from the exons GAGTAAACGGCGGAGGATTGTATTTCACCATTGAGCCACAGGATGTTGTAGTAGAGCAAGGAGGATCCGCCAGATTGGATTGCGAAGCGAAAAGTATTTTTGGTCAGCCAACGATACAGTGGCGAACGGACGATGGCACGCCGATTAATTTTATCGGGGAAAACTATCG ATCGCAGCTAGCAAATGGATCCTTGTACATAAATAGCGTATACGCCGGTAGTTCAGAATTAACTGGAAGCTATCAATGCCTAGCATCCGTGGATGATGTTGGAGCTATTGTTTCTCGAACTGCAACGATCAAACTTGCAA gTTTGCCTGGTTTTGAGAAAGAACCCCAAGATACTATGGTTTATCCAGGACAAATAGCCTATTTGAGTTGCACACTTCCGGCCTCATCTagcttattaaaaatacaatggCTCAAGGACGAACGGCCTATGGTACTCGACGAAAATCGTATGACAATTATGCCGTCAG GTGCTTTGGAGATAGACGATGTTCAGATTCAGGATGTCGGATCGTATAGATGTAATGCAAGTGGTTATGGACAGTACCGTTTAAGTAACAAAGCGCAATTAGGGCTGTTAACTAGCGACATCG ACCAAGGATCCTCTCCGCCAATTTTTATTGCGCAACCTTCGCAACAAGTAGCCGTTGAAGGTTCCACCGTTACTTTGGAATGCGCTGCTAATGGCTATCCTAAACCTACAATTTTTTGGCTCAAAGATGGAGTGTCTATAGACTTAGGATCGTTCGACTCTAG gTATCGTAAAATAGCCGCGTCGAGTCTAATGATCACTGATCTTAAAGAAGCAGACCATGGCTCGTATCAATGTCGTGCCGAAAATGAGGTTGAAACGTTAGATTCTGTTGCCGAGATCATAGTTCAAg TTCCACCAAAGTTTATAAAGAAACCGGAAGATAAGGTCGCCAGTGAAAGTCAAGACTTAGAATTTGAATGTGAGATTTATGGAAAACCAGAACCAAAAGTAACGTGGTTGAAAAATGGAGAACGAATTACCGTTAACGAATATTGGCAAATAATTAATGG TAACAATCTTAGAATCAATGGCCTTCTTGCGATAGACGCTGGAATATTTCAGTGCATAGGAATAAATCCTGCTGGTAGTGTCCAAGCCTCGGCTCGACTTACGATTAATCAACCTA aaaaaacaaccGCTCAGAAAGCAACGACTCCAAAGTCcgtcccaaaaaaaaaattattgtatcgtcctttgtataataaaacatgGCAGCATCCCAGTACACTTTTAGGACACACATTATCGGCATTTACGCCAAATCCTCCGTTATCGATCAGTCCTTCCGATGATCCAGCCGATCTTCCAGGATCGGTCAAATATCCTAGCTCCCTTTACGACCCAGATACCCATTTTGTAGATGATACAGAAAGCATCGAGTCGATCGAAGGCAGCGTACCGTCTGCGCCTAGAAATTTGAGTCTCATCATCGTTACTGCAAGATTCGTCACGTTACGTTGGCAAGAACCGGAAAACACGAACGgcgatattttaaattattacatttattacaaACAGGAAGGTGTACAAAG AGAACGTGTTGTCAACACTCAAAAATTAGAGGCAATGATATCAAGCTTACAACCAAGTATGATTTATCAGTTTCGAATAGTTGCTCAAAATTCAAGAGGTCCTGGTGCTTCCAGTGAAGTATTACAAGTGACCACTCAGTCTGAG GCAAATGTCCCAGGACCACCAATGAATTTAGAAGGCCACGCAACTAGTAGTGCAAGCATTGCTTTGTCGTGGGACGAACCGCAAGTTATTAACGGAcgtatttctaaatatattgtCACATATACAGAG GGAGATGTCGAGGAAAGAACGCGTGAAACCACAAGTACAACGTACGAATTGGTAGATCTCGTGCCTTATACAGAATACAGTATTAGAGTTCAAGCTGTCAATGAAAATGGTCCTGGTGCATATACTAGAGATATTCTAGTTCGAACACACAGTGCTCAACCTACACAACCACCCCATAATGTTACATTAGAAGCAGCTAGTTCAACT AGTATTATTGTAAGATGGGAACCACCATTGGATGGTCAAAATGGTATTATCACCGGTTATAAAATCCGATATCGTCGACACGATCGTCGTTTCTCACCAAACTCAGTTACAACCGAAGGAAATCAACGTTTATACGTGATTACTGGCCTCGAAAAGCATGTCATATATCAAGTTCGAATGTGTGCCTTAAATGTTAATGGAACTGGACCTTGGACCGAATGGATGACTATAGAAACATATGAGAACGATCTAGACGAGACTAACGTGCCGGGTGCACCTAGTCACATTAGAA caaAATCTATGGCTGATTCTATATCGATTTGGTGGAATCCACCGAAAGATCAGAGTATTAAAGTTAGAGGATATAGAATTGGTTGGGGTAAAGGATATCCTGATGTCGAGGATCAAGTTCTTGATGGAAAACAACGATTTTTTACTATCGAATCTttag AACCTACAACGGAATACGTTATTTCTATAAGAGCAACAAATGAGGCTGGTGAAGGGCAGCCAGCTTATGCAAATGTAAGAACTATAGAACGTTCTGTATCTGAATATGTTGTGCCTTTAATACCACCGGTTGGTCTTAAAGCGATCGTTTTATCGGCAGCTACTGTAGTACTCTATTGGACTGATACAACTCTGCCAAAAAGCCaa TATGTAACAGATAATCGCTATTATGTCGTACGTTACACGTCATATCATCATAGCAGCAATCctcgttataaatattacaacgCCACTGATTTAAATTGTATGATAAATGATCTAAAACCTAATACACAATACGAATTCACCGTTAAAGTTATCAAg ggaaaaagagaatcacCGTGGAGTATGGTAGTATTAAATCAAACTCAGGAAGCTGCACCGACTTCTCCACCGAGAGATTTAAGTGTTCATAGTGTTGAAGATCGACCAACTTCAGTAATTTTACGATGGCAACCACCTAAACAGCCAAATGGACCAATCACTG GATACATAATCTTTTATTCTACGGATAACAATAAATGGGATCGTGACTGGTTGATCGAAGGTGTGATTGGTGATAAGACAGAATTTGTGATCAAAATGTTACAACCAAGTACAACGTATTATTTCAAGATTCAATCTCGTAATTCCAAAGGATATGGACCATTTTCGACAACGGTTTCGTTTAAAACACCGCAAa ATGGCCGTGGTCTATCCAATATATTGATCTACATTATAGTAGGTTGTTCAGTCGTCCTTATTACTGGTGTAGCAGTGGTCGTTGTTGTAATGTGCTGTAAGCGTAATCCAGATTCGCCGGATCGAAAGAAAGG ATACATGAAAGATGCGAAtccaaaaacaaatattaaaccACCGGACTTGTGGATTCATCATGATCAAATGGAACTCAAAGCTCTTGAAAAATCTTCTATCAATGGCGAAGCGTCTACAAGTGGTGTTGCTAGTAATACATTGCCAAGATCAGGAAATCAAGAGTATACTCAAGATAATGTGCATGGAAATTCCAGTTCATTAGACAAGCGCACATATGTACCTAGTTATATGG GTAACACTGATGAGAAGTGCTCTACCCTGAGCAGACAGCACAGTCGGGGAAGCCACAAACCTAAACTCATAACACTTCCTGTCGACAGTGCACCTGTACATCAGC CTATAGCAACTGCAACACCAATCGTCAATAGCAGTTTGTCACAACCAACAATCCACAGCACGTGCGCGGATGCTCCTTCGGTGAGACAAAACTATCCACGTACCGTGGCACAATACAGTTTAAGTCGAGCGCACATCACTTTAGAGCCAACACCAGAATCGAGTCCAGATTCTTGTAATATGCCAAGTTCTTACGAACCTCTACAAAGTCAA tTACCATATAGCCAAAGTGGACAGTCATACAGTGGGAGTAGTCAGTATGCTTCCAGTCACTACGGTAGTGGTAACCAGCCTACTAGTAGTGCTACAGCGTTAGATAGTAGTACTAGTAAAAGGCTTCAAGGACATCCATTGAAAAGCTTTAGTGTACCAGCACCTCCTCCGCAATCTGCTCCTTCTACCCCAGCACAGCAGAAACATGGAG TATCACAAGTAACTGTAAGACCAACGATGTCTGGTAGTCCATACAAAAAACCTCAAGGGTCTACGTCGCAATTAGCGAAGAATCGACTAGCTTCGGTTTCTAATCCAGCACATACTTCCGAGGAAGTAGAACGATTAaag CCTTCATATAGTACAGAAGAATTAAATCAAGAGATGGCCAATTTAGAGGGTCTAATGAAAGATCTAAATGCCATAACAGCATCTGAATTTGAATGCTAA